The sequence AAAAATCTGCTGCCGATAAAGATAAGCCTAAACGCGAGCTAAGCGAAGCTCAGCGGGCATTGCCTTGGTACGTGGTACACACCTATTCAGGCTTTGAATCGTTTGCAAAGAAAAGCCTTGAAGAGAGAATTCGCACAAAAGGGCTTTCCGAGCAATTTGGTGATATAATTGTGCCCCAGGAAACTGTTGTTGAACTTGTTCGAGGAGTAAAAAAGACTTCAACTAAGAAATTTTTTCCTGGATATATTCTAATTCAAACAAATTTGAATGAAGACACCTGGCATCTAGTTAAAGAAACACCAAAAGTTACTGGATTTGTTGGAGATTCTCGGGAACCGCTGCCATTAACGCAAGACGAAGTCAAGAATTTAACTGCTCAAATCGAAGGCGGCCCACAAAAACCTCGATCGCGAGTACAGTATGAAATCGGTGACATGATTAAGGTTGTAGATGGCCCATTTACTGACTTTAACGGCACTGTCGATGAAGTTAAACCAGATAAAGGAAAGCTCCGTGTTCTAATCAGTATTTTCGGA is a genomic window of bacterium containing:
- the nusG gene encoding transcription termination/antitermination protein NusG, which gives rise to MIDHVDETENTTDVSENNAETNDDSVATTTESAEKVTTEAVAEPAPAAKPAAKEAKKSAADKDKPKRELSEAQRALPWYVVHTYSGFESFAKKSLEERIRTKGLSEQFGDIIVPQETVVELVRGVKKTSTKKFFPGYILIQTNLNEDTWHLVKETPKVTGFVGDSREPLPLTQDEVKNLTAQIEGGPQKPRSRVQYEIGDMIKVVDGPFTDFNGTVDEVKPDKGKLRVLISIFGRNTPVELDFVQVEKA